The genomic interval ATTTTTTATTATTACAATATTTTCAAAAGCGCAAAGTGAAAATGGAATGGCGGTATATTATAGCGCCGACAATAAACATCAATTTACCATACCTGAAACTTGGACTGAATTAGACTTAAATGAAAATGCTGATATTCAGGTTGGCAGTGAACAAGACGAAGCTTATATGATATTGCTAGTTGATTCAAAAGATGATTTGTTCGGATGGAATTTGCAGAAGCATTCTTACAGCACTTTTGCAAATATTTTGTCAGGACTTTATTTTCCCAAAATTGAAGGACCAACCGAATTAACAGTTGCCGGAAATAAAGCCATAAAATTTAAATTAGAAGGAACTTCAGAAGATATTAATATAGTTTATTTCCACGTTGTTATTGAGACCGAAACGAATTTTAACCAAGTTTTAGCGTGGTCATTAAAATCCAAATTTAAACAAAATGAAAAATTACTTATGGATGTAATTAATAGTTTTGTAGAAAACGATTAGTTGTGATTTAATATTATTCTGAAAACTTATTTTTAGTGAAAAAAATATTTTAAAAAACTGAATTCTAAAGAAACGGTTATTTAATTCTTGAATTAATAATTTATAATTTTGGAATATCAATTTCAGATTCATAAAATTAAATATGAATTATTTTGCCTAACTTCATATTATTTTTATTATCATTTAATTGTAATAAAATGTTGTGTTCTTATTTAACCTAATAAACCGTATCTTTATTAAACAAACTGAAAACTAAATAGAGCCGCCGGTATGAAAAAGTTAAATCGAAGAGATTTTATAAAAAACAGCAGTTTAATTTCTATTGGATTATTTTCCGCACCAACAATTCTTTCTCCATCAGTTCTAAAATCAAAATATACACCCAACAATAAGATAAATATAGGTGTTATTGGCTGCGGTAGAATTGCGCGCGATCATGATATTCCATTAACTCTCAAAAACGATTCAGCTAGAATTGTTGCCGTTTGTGATTTAGATAAAAAACGACTGAGAGAAGGGAAAGATTATGTGCTGAAATTGTATAAAGAAAAAACCGGAAAAGATAATTTTGTTGATGTAAAAATGTTTGATGACTTTCGTGATTTATGCGCGGATAAAGATATTGATGCAGTAATTGTAAGTACGCCCGATCATTGGCATTCTATTCCGGCAATCGCGGCAGCAAATTCCGGTAAAGATATTTACCTGCAAAAACCCGCTTCACTAACTATACAGGAAGGACGCGCGTTAAGCGATATAATAAATCGCACCGGAAGAATTTTACAAATTGGAAGCCAGCAAAGATCTTTAGATCCTTGGCCTCAGTTTCATAAAGCCTGCGAACTTGTACGAAACGGAAGAATTGGTGAAATTCATACAATAAATATTGGTTTACCGGGAGATCCGGCGGGACCGGAAGAACCGGAAATGCAAATACCTTCTAATTTAAATTATGATATGTGGCTTGGTTCTACTCCTTATGTCTATTACACTGAAAATAGAGTACATCCTCAAAAAGATTTTTCTAGACCCGGCTGGCTTAGATGTGAACAGTTTGGAGCAGGAATGATTACTGGCTGGGGTGCTCATCATGTTGATACCGCTCATTGGGGAATGGGAACTGAATATACCGGACCTATAGAAATTGAAGCAACTGCGGAATTTCCCAAAAGCGGATTATGGAATGTTCACGGTGATTTTAACGTAAAAGCAAAATATGAAAATGGCGTAACGATGTTTATTAACGGGACGAATCCTAATGGTGTAAAATTTGAAGGAAGTGAAGGCTGGATTTTTGTTTCAAGAGGAGCTGTGCAAGTTACGTCTACAGATCCAGGTAATCCTGATATAACACTTCAAGCCATAGAAGCGAGTGATCCCAAAATTCTTGATTCAGTTATTGGTGAAGATGAAATTCATTTATATAAAAGCAGCGAACAGCATTTAAATTGGTTGGATTGCATTAGAACTCGGCAACAGCCGATTGCACCCGCGGAAATTGGTCATCGTTCATGTTCAGCTTGCTTGGTTAGTCACATAGGCATGAAACTGCAAAGAAAATTATATTGGGATCCAATTAAAGAAAGATTCAAAAATGATGATGAAGCTAACTCAATGATATCAAGAACAATGAGGATGCCGTGGCGAAATTTCATTCAATAAAATATTATATAACGTTACTATTTATTATTCCTACTGCAATTTTATTTTCACAGTCCAATAAGCTGACCGCTGAGTTGCAGGATAAAATGATCATTGTAAGAATTAATGATGTTACATTTACGTGTTATAGATTCGGCGATGGACAAAAATATCCTTACTTTTATCCGGTTAACGGACCGTCTTCAGGTTTATCTGTTACAACCGAATCCAGCCTTCCTTATCCGCATCACAGATCATTATGGTTTGGATGCGATCAAGTTAATGGCGGAAATTATTGGCAGGAAGGAAATGAAAGAGGACAAATAATTTCACAAGGCGCAAATATCATACTTAATGATTCAAATAAAATTCAAATTAAGGACGAATGTTTTTGGAAACAGCCTGGACGAGAACCTATTATTAAAGATGAAAGAAATATTTACATTTCGGCTCCAAATGATTCAATACGTATTATAGATTTTAATATAAAATTAACCGCGCTTACCGAATTGACAATTTTAAAAACAAATCATTCTCTATTTGCAGCAAGAATGGATTCAAGGCTTTCCGTAAAGGAAGGCGGAACATTGATAAATTCAGACGGCGGTTTTGGTGAAAAAAATACGGCCGGAATTCAGTCGGCTTGGTGCGATTATTTCGGCGATAGATTCGGGATTGTTGAAGGTCTTGCAATATTTGATTCACCCAAAAATACTTGGTATCCCAGTAAATGGTTTACAAGAGATTACGGTTTTTTTTCACCAACAAATTTAAATTGGGTCAATGAACCGATCAGTATTGAAAATGGAACAACTGTAGGTTTTCAATATAGGGTTATTGTTCATTCAGGAAATACAAATCACGCGAAGATCAAACAATTATTTTCCGATTGGATTAGCAATTGAATTAAAAAAAAATGGTGCAAATTTAAATTGAGTTAAAAATGAAATTCTTTGATAGATTAATATTAATAAATGTAATTCTAATTATTTTCTCAAATTCCGCTATAAGTCAGAGTAATAAAATGCAAATCAAACTAATTACATTGGATCCGGGACATTTTCATGCGGCGCTGGTGCAAAAAAATAATTACGCACAAATATCACCCGAAGTTTTTATTTATGCGCCCGAAGGAGATGATGTAAATGAGCATATTAATAGAATTAACAATTATAACAACAGAACTGAAAATCCAACCAACTGGAAATTGAATATTTACACCGGGAATGATTATTTAAGAAAAATGATTGATGATAAAGCGGGAAATGTAGTTGTAATTTCAGGCAACAATCAAAAAAAAATGGATTATATAAACAATTCAATTTCAGCGGGATTTAACGTACTTGCGGATAAACCAATGTGCATCAGCTCCAAAGATTTTGAGCAATTGGTCATAACATTTAAAACTGCCGAAAAAAATAATGTTTTGCTCTATGATATAATGACCGAAAGAAGTGAAATTACAACCATATTACAAAAAGAATTAATTAACGATCAAGAGTTGTTCGGTAAATTTGCTGAAGGCAGTGTTGATAATCCTGTTGTGGTAAAATCAAGTATACATCATTTCTTTAAGTATGTTTCTGGAAATCCTTTGAAAAGACCGGCTTGGTTTTTCGACGCATCGCAGCAAGGCGATGGATTGATAGATGTAACGACTCATTTAGTTGATCTCGTTCAATGGGAATTGTTCCCGGAACAAATTATTAATTATAAAAATGAAATTGAAATTATTGCCGCTAAACATTGGCCGACAAAGTTAACGTTAAGTCAGTTTTCCAATATTACTGAATTAAGTTCTTATCCTGAATTTCTTAACAAATTTGTTAATGATACTATTTTGAATGTTTTCAGCAACGGTGAAATAAATTATAAAATCAAAAATGTTTTCGCAAAAGTCATTGTTGAATGGAAATATAAAGCTCCGGAAGGAGGAGGCGACACTCATTATTCAATCGTTCGTGGAACTAAGGCAAATGTGATAATTGAACAAGGCAAAGAACAAAATTTTATACCTGAACTTTATATTGAAAAAACCGCAAAAATTTCTGATAACGAATTTGAAAAAATGGTCAGATCGACGATCGAAAAATTAAATACAAAATATTCGGGAATTTCATTAGAAAAATCAAATGATAAATGGCATATAAATATTCCAAATAAATTTAGAGTTGGACACGAAGCACATTTTGCGCAGGTAATGGAAAGATATTTAGATTATCTAAATGATGGAAAATTACCCGTTTGGGAAGTTCCGAATATGATTTCTAAATATTATACAACAACGAAAGCTCTTGAATTGGCAGAATAATTATCATGTAAATTGTTATTTTGATATATTATGTAAGAATATAATTTTCTTGGCAAATATGAAACTGCAGTTATTATATCTTTATATTATTTTCAATTCTATATGTTATTCACAAAATAATATTTCTTTTAATTCTCATTCGCATAACGATTACGCAAATCCAAAGCCATTATTAACAGCTTTATCTTCCGGCTCAAAAAGTATTGAAGCGGATATAATTTATCTTAATGATAAATTGTTCGTTGCCCACAACGTTGAAGATACAAATCAAAATAATACGCTTGAAAAAATGTATTTGGCTCCGCTGAAAGATATAATTGAAAATACTAATTCAGAATATCACTTTAATTATGAGCTGTTTCTTTTTATTGATATAAAATTGGATGCCGAAAATACCTACAAAAAATTAAGATCATGCTTAAATAAATATAAAAATTATTTAACATCAATAAATGACGGTCAACTTAAAATAAAAAATATAAGGGTAATTATTTCGGGTAACAGACCTATAGAAACGGTAAGAAACGAGATGAACAGATTTATTTTTTTAGACGGCAGATTTGAAGATGTTGGTAAGGGTGAATCCGAAAATCTTTTTCCTATAATAAGTGAAGATTGGTTAGCTGTAAGTGATAAATTAAGTAAATATTTAGGTAAAGAATCGGACATTCACGATCTAAAGGAATTTATAAATAAAGTTCATGAAGAAAATAAGTTAGTGCGATTTTGGGGAACGCCCGATAATGATAAGTTTTGGGATTTTTCCAATAATATGAAAATCGACTTTGTTAATACTGATATGCCTGATGATTATAAAAAATATTATTTAATAAAATTTCCAAAAGCTGATATAATTAAATAAAAATATTCATTTGTTTAGTTTATGATTGTTTACTTCAACTAAAGCTATTGACTAATATATATCTTGTGTTTACATTACCTTAACACAAAAAAAATGTTATGTTTATTTAAAGGCCTTTTAAATTACTCATTTAGTTTGGAGGTCTAATGAAAAAATACACTTCTTACATAGTCCCAATCTTTTTTATTTTAATTACCGTTTTGACTTTTCAAAAATGTGATCCGCTGGTTGATACAATAGACGATGTTCGCGACTGCGTTGATTACAGCAAGACGAATAAAAATTTGCAATTAGCAAAAGATACAATATTGGTAATGACTTGGAATATAAGATTTGGCTGCGGAACCGAAATCCTTTGGTTTGGTGATGCTTGCGGCGATAGAACGGTTTTAACAAGAGATGAAGTCACTAAAAATCTAGATAGAATTGTATCCGCGATAAACACAATTAAACCTGATATTTTAATGCTCCAGGAAGTTGACGTTAAATGCAAACGTACGGCATATATCGATCAAATGAAGTACATAATGGATAGAACTTATTTTGATTTCGGATATTATGCTACAAACTGGAATATTCAATTTATTCCTAGCGATGGAATTGGAAGAATTGATGAAGGCAACGCAATATTATCAAGATGGAAATTGACAAATGTAAAATTACATCCGCTCCCGCTTAGAAATGATCTTGACGCGTTGACAAAATACTTTTATGTGCGCGAAATTGTAATGTCAGGAAAAACAATAATGCCAAACGGAAATGAAATTAATATTGTCAATACGCATTTATCTGCATTCTCTACTGATGATACAAAAAAGAGACAATTGGAGAAATACATAAGTATTTGTGATGATCTTAAGGAAACCGGAATTCAGCTTGTAACCGGCGGTGATTATAATCTGCTTCCTCCAAATTCAGATTCTACGGATTACTGT from Ignavibacteriota bacterium carries:
- a CDS encoding Gfo/Idh/MocA family oxidoreductase, whose amino-acid sequence is MKKLNRRDFIKNSSLISIGLFSAPTILSPSVLKSKYTPNNKINIGVIGCGRIARDHDIPLTLKNDSARIVAVCDLDKKRLREGKDYVLKLYKEKTGKDNFVDVKMFDDFRDLCADKDIDAVIVSTPDHWHSIPAIAAANSGKDIYLQKPASLTIQEGRALSDIINRTGRILQIGSQQRSLDPWPQFHKACELVRNGRIGEIHTINIGLPGDPAGPEEPEMQIPSNLNYDMWLGSTPYVYYTENRVHPQKDFSRPGWLRCEQFGAGMITGWGAHHVDTAHWGMGTEYTGPIEIEATAEFPKSGLWNVHGDFNVKAKYENGVTMFINGTNPNGVKFEGSEGWIFVSRGAVQVTSTDPGNPDITLQAIEASDPKILDSVIGEDEIHLYKSSEQHLNWLDCIRTRQQPIAPAEIGHRSCSACLVSHIGMKLQRKLYWDPIKERFKNDDEANSMISRTMRMPWRNFIQ
- a CDS encoding PmoA family protein; this translates as MIIVRINDVTFTCYRFGDGQKYPYFYPVNGPSSGLSVTTESSLPYPHHRSLWFGCDQVNGGNYWQEGNERGQIISQGANIILNDSNKIQIKDECFWKQPGREPIIKDERNIYISAPNDSIRIIDFNIKLTALTELTILKTNHSLFAARMDSRLSVKEGGTLINSDGGFGEKNTAGIQSAWCDYFGDRFGIVEGLAIFDSPKNTWYPSKWFTRDYGFFSPTNLNWVNEPISIENGTTVGFQYRVIVHSGNTNHAKIKQLFSDWISN
- a CDS encoding Gfo/Idh/MocA family oxidoreductase, whose product is MKFFDRLILINVILIIFSNSAISQSNKMQIKLITLDPGHFHAALVQKNNYAQISPEVFIYAPEGDDVNEHINRINNYNNRTENPTNWKLNIYTGNDYLRKMIDDKAGNVVVISGNNQKKMDYINNSISAGFNVLADKPMCISSKDFEQLVITFKTAEKNNVLLYDIMTERSEITTILQKELINDQELFGKFAEGSVDNPVVVKSSIHHFFKYVSGNPLKRPAWFFDASQQGDGLIDVTTHLVDLVQWELFPEQIINYKNEIEIIAAKHWPTKLTLSQFSNITELSSYPEFLNKFVNDTILNVFSNGEINYKIKNVFAKVIVEWKYKAPEGGGDTHYSIVRGTKANVIIEQGKEQNFIPELYIEKTAKISDNEFEKMVRSTIEKLNTKYSGISLEKSNDKWHINIPNKFRVGHEAHFAQVMERYLDYLNDGKLPVWEVPNMISKYYTTTKALELAE
- a CDS encoding endonuclease/exonuclease/phosphatase family protein translates to MKKYTSYIVPIFFILITVLTFQKCDPLVDTIDDVRDCVDYSKTNKNLQLAKDTILVMTWNIRFGCGTEILWFGDACGDRTVLTRDEVTKNLDRIVSAINTIKPDILMLQEVDVKCKRTAYIDQMKYIMDRTYFDFGYYATNWNIQFIPSDGIGRIDEGNAILSRWKLTNVKLHPLPLRNDLDALTKYFYVREIVMSGKTIMPNGNEINIVNTHLSAFSTDDTKKRQLEKYISICDDLKETGIQLVTGGDYNLLPPNSDSTDYCDEDKCIDEHFHSKGDDPFHKEGSNYTPEISWLIPLYEKYYPSLPMDKYIADQQLYFSHATYPDIPYDRTLDYLFSNTQWIIDSHISHHEYRKYSDHASVTAKLVVGK